Within the Chlorocebus sabaeus isolate Y175 chromosome 19, mChlSab1.0.hap1, whole genome shotgun sequence genome, the region AGAGCGGCTCCTTCCCCTCCTGACATCCCCTGACGGCCCCGAGGATTCTCAAAGAGACAGACATGCAGACAGGCAGCCATGGAGGAGAAAAGAGGCTGATATGGCCCTGGGGGTGGCACTcctgcaccacacacacacacagacacacaatagagagagacagagacgtataataaacagaataaaaactaAGGGCCCAGATGTACAAAAAATGTGAGAGTGAGGAAGAAGAAGGTGGGGAGGACAGTGGGAGATGGTCAGTCCTCCAGGTCTGGCTGCCTTCCTCAGCTTATAAATTACAACCCCCTTGGAAAATGGGGGTGGGGGCAATGCGGAGGCTCCGGCTGTGGCCTGAGCAGGAGGGCTGGGTGGCGGTCATAGCTGCTCTGCCCATCTGGTGGAGCGGTGGCCAGAGTATGATGACCCCTTGGGTGGTGGGGATGGGCCAGAAGGTTCAGCAGCCGCTGGCAGGAGTCACACAGGCCCcctgggacttcaccttgtggcGCTGGCCCCCTCGTCGCCGGCCTCCACTGCTGGGCTTGGgctgaaagagagagaaggagcttGAGAAGCACTGGCCCATCGGGAGCAGGGCCAGAGAGCAGAGGGGCTGAGCAGCAGGGAGAGGGGGACGGAAGATGCATGAGCAGGCAGCGTGGTCTGTCTTCACCCCAGCCTGCTCAGGAATTTCCTTGGCCACTCTGCATGCAACACCTCccctctgtctctaaaatagagCCAGTGCCTGCCCTGCCTTCCTAACAGGGTGGGTAGGACACATGTGATGAGGGTGTGAGAAGCGGATGTTCAGAGAAGCACAAagcagagcaggagagacagaaaggaagcAAACGAACCAGAGGAAAGACGCAATAGGAGACAGATAACAGAATGGAGACAGATCCAGGCATAGCCTCCTTTTCCAATGAGGGGACAACGGAGAAAGATGCTGGGGAGAGAGGTGCAAGGGGCACCAGGCCTTCATCACGCCAGGAGAGTGCCTGCAGGAGACAGCTGGCAGGAAAGGCCGAGTAAGAGGCTCACTGGCACATCCCAAGGCCACCTGCCCTTCAGGATGTGTGCACGTCAGGGACGGGACAGAGGAGGACCCTCTAAGGCAGTGTCTCTCAAACCTGCTGGACTGCAGTGCACACATATATCACCTGGACACTCACACCAGCAATACTTGCAAGACTTACTACGAAAGGGAAGCTTTGacatttttctgttctgttttatttcattaaaaccaAATGCTAGTTAGGGCCAATTAAACTGGTTTCAGGTGGGCTGTATTCCCTGATTTGGAAAGCACTGCCTTATAGCTTCTAGAGACAAATGCCTCACACTTAGGAGCACTTCAGTGCCAGAGTTGTTGAGGAGACCTTGTAGCCAAGCTTGAGGCTTGCCTACATGTCACCCTCACCAAATCAGGGTAGAAGCCACAGCCCCCACCACCGTGCCAAAGCCACGAGGGGCCCGCGCTCACCTGAGGCTGGAGACTGCTGGACGCAGCTGGCTGCCCAGCCCCTAGACAGGAAGCTTCATCTCCAGGTGGGGGTGCTCCTACTGCTGGCCCGCCAGATGGGCCCCCCTCGTCTCGTTTCGTCAGGGGGCCCTTTTTCGTCGACTGCATTTTAATCTGCTGGGGCTTGGAGTTCATCGGGGAGTTGTTGGTGGTCTGGAGCAGCTGTGGGAGCcacagagaggctgaggctggagctgcAGGGCAGTGGCACTGGCTTGGctacccccccacccccagcccccttcTCCCAGGGACTCCTCATTCCTTGATCTTGCCAGTTCAGGGCAAGACGGATGGCAGGAAGGACATGACAGGAGGCAGTGGGGATGAAGAGGCATTCTCATCCCCACTCAGTAGCCCAGGACTGCTATGGCCCTGGGCTCATGCCTCActtcctgcctctgcccagcCCAGAAAGGCTCCATCCTCTTCTCTGCTACAGCTGTTGTTCCTACAGGGAAATCGGTGAACCTTGCTCCCACCTCCCACTCAGTCCAGCCCCCAGAGCCCAGAGCCTGCACAGAACCTGGCGAGTGGAGCTCCGGGCTCTCGTTGCTAAGCTGGTGGAGACTCCTCAGAGCGTGAGCTGCAGCTCCAGCCCCAGGACCCTGCTGCTGCTCCCATAACAAAAGTCTAGGGCAAGTGTTAACTCCAGGCCTCCCAAAGAGACCAAGTCAATGTCTCATCAGCTGGAAACATTTGAAGTTTGGCTATCAGAAATCTTGAAAGCTGTCAGCCAGAAGTAACTGACTTGCAATCTTCCCTTGTGGCCCAAGTTCTCTCTCATACAAAGCACAAAAGAAGCCCAGTGAGTCCCAGAGGACATTACAATGTTTGCTGCAGGCTTGGCCAAACTCAGCAGTCCCAGGAGCATGCAGGTCTTCGAGGACATCTGTAGCCCCAGGGTGACCATGCCTTGCCTTTTCTAGAGGCAAGGTCAGCCAAAGACTGATTCTAAGATCTCAGATAGGCTGGGGCCAGTACCTCCTTTGTACGGAGCAGGGGTCAAATCCCTCTACCAAATGCCCCTCCAAGACCAAGGGCAAGGTCTGCAGTGGGCAAGTGTCCAGGACACACAAACAGCTTAAGCCCCAAGAGAACTGAGGCCCATAACCCCCTGCACTCGCTCCAACCAGACCTCTGCTCTGAGAGGAGACCTTAGGCATGGCCCCAGCGAGGCCACAGGAACCTGTGATAGCACCTTGGAGGCTGAGCCTGGCTGGGCCCAGACTTTCCGTCACCAGTTTTCTATGGAGGAAAACCATACCCCAACCCTACCTTCTCCTCTCCATGGTCACCACCACTGCCCAAGACAGGAGGCCATGGGATACCTCTAAGGGAGTAGAGAGATGGCACCAAGGCTACACCTCAGTGGGTCCAGCTCTCCCATGGCAATGACTAAACTTCTGCCCTGCGATCAGGGTGGCCCCTGAGTGCTTCCTGGAGGCAGGCAAGGTCTGCCCTGGCCATACCTTGGTGATGGTGCCGACAGCCTTGGTGCGGCCTTCCCGGAACACCAGCCGCTGGTCTATGTGCAGGTACTCAGGGGTCTTGATGAAGCGGAAATGTACAGTGGCCTTGTCCCCAGTGCGCAGACAGTCCTTGTCCATGCTCAGAATGGTGGCTGTCTGCCTGATGCTCCCACAGTGCACTGTCAAGGGAGCCAGAGGTCAGGATAGGCTGGAGCCACCTGGTGGCTTCAGgacaagggaggcagtgagtgaaaGCATGAAATACGCTTAAGCTGTGGAAGGGTGGGGGCTTATCTCTGGGGCTACAGACCCCTGTGAAGCCTGCTCTTGGCTCTGATCCTGCCTTACCATCTCCCACATTTTCCTCCAGCTAATGCCCACCCatcatcccccacccccaggccctgTGCAGACAAGGGTCCTAgttcctgggattacagcacaCTCTGCACATGCGCCTCCTCGCTGGACTGTGGGCTTCTGCGGGGAAGGATCCTTGCCCATCTACCTCATCTTTGTTCCCAGCACCTTAGCAACACCGCTGGGCACCCAGCAGCGTTCAGCAGACCTTGCTGAAGGAATGCATGTGAGGTCCCTGAGGACAGGTCTGGGCCTCAGAGCCCAGCCCTCAGTGTTTGTGGGAAGGAATCAACACTGTGGCTCATGGGTGGAACAGAAGGAACGGCATCACTAAACAGGAAGGAGACCCACTGCCCAGCTGCAGCTGGAACTAGGGGGCCTGGGTTGCTGGAGCACCTTCTGAGGGGAGCTAGCACGAGGGCCTCCTGGGCTGGCAGGGCCTTAGACACCTACCCATGGCCTGGTAGCGCGGGCTAATTGTGGTGGGGTGGTGGAGGACGAGAATCtcggcctcaaactcccaggagGCTTGGGGATTCAAACGTGGGGAAACCATCACCATGCCCTTCCGGATGGACGAGCGCTTGATCTGAAAGAAAGAGGGAGCCCCAGCCCTCAGGGACAATGATGCCTTCTGATTTCACCCCTGGTCCCAGGGACCAAGAGTCTTTCTAGGGATAGGGACCACCCCATCTCTGCCTGGTTTCCTCACCACCTGGACCACAGGTCTTCTAGGGTGGACAGCACGAGCAGCCTCAGTGCTCCATGGGAAGACTCAACACTACTACTGGGGTTCAAGAAGGCTTCATGCGGGAATCAGCACTTCAGCTGCTGGGCCATGAAGGACGAATGAGGAAGCAAAGGCAGGCAAGCATTCACGGGGAAGGAACAGGTGAGCATGACCTGACCACTGTGGGGAAGAAAGTCCTACTTTTCCTGGTTAATTTAGTTGGTGGCTAAAGGTAGGTGACCCCAGAACTAGAACCAACCCCAAACCCCAGGAGATAGAAGGCTGAATGGGAAGAGGATTTGGCACAGATCCCAATGGCCCTATGTAGAAGGATCCTTGCACAGCAAGGATACTCCTATCTGACCTCATCACTGAGCTCAGGCCACCCTGCTCAGGCACCAGAGCGGGGAACAGAGCAGACAAGGCAGGCGTTCCTCACTCTAGCACTTATAAGCTGTGGGTCTTGAGCAAGTCCCTGGgctatgagcctcagtttcctcatctgtaaaaatgatgGCAGTAATCCCGATCTTGCAGAGCAGCCATGAGGACTGGAGTGGGTGAATAAGGCATCTGGCCCAGAGCCCAGCATGATGGAGTCTGAGGGGAGTGTTCAGTATCATCGCTACTCACCTTCTTCAGCGCAAAGGATGCTGTCTGGCCACCCCGCACCTCCTTGACAGGCATGCGCTTGCGATGGATGGATTTGACAGCAATGGACAGGAAGTTACCCAGGGGGTCTGGGCCCAGCAGCAGTGTGTCATTCAGCTTGATCAGGCCTCTCAGTGTTGTCCCCGACACCACTGTCCCCACACCCTGCCAAGGAGAAGACCCTGGCCTCATAAGTACATCCCCAGCACAGACCCACCCCCGATGCCACTGTAGGAAATGCCTACCCAGCCACCCGCCCAGAGCCACTCACTGGGACGGAGTAGGTGTCATCAATCTGAAACTCAGCAGGCTCCTCCTCCCTGTAGCTGGTGCGGGGGGAGAGGAGGTTGAGGAACATCTTCAGCAGATCTAGGTTCTCGCCTGTAACATTGGAGATCTGGAATATTGGGCACATCCTaagcagagggaggagaggaaggaagaaaggagagaggcgCTTAGGAGGCTAGCTCCTGCTCTGACACAGGGCAGGGGCAGCAACACGGCTCGAGGAGCAGATGCTGCTATTCATGACTCCACCTCTCCCTCTTCCGAGGGCTTGACCTCTCTGCCCTACCTAGCAAGTTCCTGGCTAGCCCTGCTCTGAGGCCTTCTTCTCTCACTCAGTTCTGTCTCTGAcacctgtcctctcctctctgtCCTCCACCACTGCCGTAGTTTGGAACCTCATGACTGCTTCTTCCTCAAGCACACGCATGCTTGCTTAAAATCCTTAACCGCCTTTCCGCTGCAGAGAAGACACTCCAAATCCCTCTCCCAACACACACAGCCCTTTGCTTGGGCTTGTAGCCATCTCTGCAGATTCGCTTCTCGCAAATTCCTATATTCCAGCCACACCAGAGAACTTTCCCTTCTCCTAAAACCTTGGCACTTTTCTGCCCTTGTGGATTTGCTCACTCTGACCTTCCTTCCTGAATTCTTTCCCTTTTACGCAAGTACCAGGCCCTCTCACCCTTCAGAGCTCATCTCAAATACCACTTCTTCCGTGAAAGCCTTCCTGGGTGGACACTCTTGACTCCTCTGAGTTCCTGGAGAGCTTTTTATCTGTTACACATGACTGCCTCTGATTTTTCATCGGAGTCCTGTAAATGGTCTCTATCGCTCCTACTCAGGGTGAATGAATTAAAATCCTTGAGATCAGGAATTATACATTCCCCACAGCTCCTAGAATAGTGTCTGCACAGAATAGGCACTGGACAATATCAACAAGCTCAAATGGGGCTGTCTGAAACGTGCCCCCTCTGCTGGCCAACTGATGGTACTGAAGACCACATCAGGGTAGAGGCATAGGCAAAAAGCCAGGCTGCTCTGGGCCTGGCACTATAGACCAAGCCCAAGCTCTGGGCAAAGAGGCAAAATTGGTAGAGTTCACCATTATCGAGACAGCATCTCTAACCAAGGAGCTGAACCCCTTGAGGACAAGGATTGTGTTTAATTCAACTCTGAATCCTCAACATCTAGATGAAGAGTCTGGCAGAACAAAcatccagtaaatatttatggaatgaaagAATACATTAATGAGTAAATGCCAGAACTTATCTATGATTAGTGAGCTTTTGAGGAACAACAGTATAAAAAACTGAGTTACAAAAATGGCTGCATATTTACCATCCATCAGCCAGGCAGGGCATTAAGTGCTCTAATAATTCATTTCCAACATTCACAGGAGCCCTACAGGGAAGGGaatgttattcccatttcacagataaggacaCTGAAGTCTCAGCCGGGATGCCAACCTCAGGAATGCCAGCACCTCACAATCTGGGTTACATGATATTGCCCCTGGGCAACAATGCTGGCTTGGGAGACCCTGGGCTAAGATCGGAAGCATCTATTTCTTCCGATCTCTGAATAGGAACAGGTGTTGATGTGGTGTTTTCATGAGACCTCATGCCCAAGCTGACAGCCACTCCAGGCCCATCACTCACTGTGGTCCTGCCTGCAAGGGTGCCTGTCTGAAGTGTGCGCTCCCTACCCGTTACCTTTCGGAGCTGAAGTTGGAGGCTGTGACAATCACATCATCCTTGCTCTGCACCAGCACAGGGATCTTCCGGCAGCCTGGTGACTTCAGCAGGCGCTGTAACAGCTTCAGGGTTTCTTAAAGGGTGAAATGGAACAGAATTAGGGGGACACAACCTTCTCTTTGGCCAGGCTTCCAGAGCAAGATGGGTCCACCCATTACTGATGCAAGCAGGAGACAGACACAGATAGATGGACCAGTATTAAATGCCACAATGCCTGGAGAAGCAAAAATGAGGATCAAAACTTTGGGTGCTGCTAGAGTAAGAAAAGCATAGATGGGGCCTCTTTTCTAGGGTTCTGCATCTGAAACCTGGAAGATTTCTCTTGTGTCTGGACGACCTGCCTCCTGTAAGCATGTGACTTGAGGGTCCCcaagaaaaacaattcagttcACACTTCAGTCCTCAGAATGCActatttgcaggaaaaaaaaaagtctcatccAACAAAAAGGATCTCTTAGACATTCAGAAGTCTACAGAGACCTTATTATGAGGCCTCCCAAAAGGATACTTTTCTACAATCTTTAGCAGTGAGGGGAAAAAGGCACGAAGGCCTAATCCTGCAACCCTGTGTCAAAGCTTTGGTGGTAAAAGGTAATCAGACCCTCTGTCCAAACTTCCTCATATATATCCAGCTTAGCTGGTAGAGCCCAACTCCTTCTGCCTGAGGTCACCTGAAAAGAGATGCCAGATTCAGGAGCTCAAAATTTCTGCATTTGGAACCAGAAGGAACAAGGAAGAGGATAATTCTAGGCTGTGCTCAGACCAAGAACTATAGGGGAGGAAGTAGCAGAAGATTCTGGGCTGATGGAAATTCAGGCCAAGATCTAAATACAAGACAAAGCAAGTTTCGCCTGCATGCACTGAAGATGGCAGCTGTTGTGGGAAGGCTGCTCCGACATGTGAGTGCCATTCCTTGGGGCATTTCTGCCACTGCAGCCCTCAGGCCTGCTGCTTCTGGGAAGAATGAGCTTGACAAACATATTATGGTCCAGTTCTGGTCAAGCAAAATTCTTTAGCACCAGCTCCTCATAACATGCACCTGCTGTCGCCCAGCATGCACCCTATTTAAGGGTACAGCCATTGTCAATAGAGAGTTCAAAGACCTAAGCCTTGATGACTTTAAGGGGAAATATTTGGTGCTCTTCTTCTATCCTTTGGATTTCACCTTCATGTTTCCTACAGAAATTGTTGCTTTTAGTGACAAAACTAAGGAATTTCACGATGTGAACTGTGAAGTTGTTGTGGTCTCAGTGGATTCCCACTTTAGTTGCCTGGATAAATACACCAAGAAAGAATGGTGGTTTGGGCCACATGCACATCCCACTCTTGTCAGATCTAAGCAAACTTCCTGAGACTACGGTGTGCTGTTAGAAGGTCCTGGTCTTGCACTAAGAGGTCTCTTCATAACTGACCCCAATGGAGTCATCAAGCACTTGAGCATCAATGATCTCCCAGTGGGCCGAAGCGTGGAAGAGACCCTCTGCTTGGTGAAGGCGTTCCAGTATGTAGAAACCCATGGAGAAGTCTGCCCAGCAAACTGGACACTGGATTCTCCTGCAATCAAGCCAAATCCAGCTGCTTCCAAAGAGTACTTTCAGAAGGTAAATCGGTAGATCACCCATGTGTATCTGCACCTTCTCACCCCAGAGAAGAACCACAGTTGAaaccttttatcattttatagatgactaTCTGTAGAAGGCAAGGAACCAATTGTGTTTGTATTCATAAATATTactctaaatgttttatttttgtaatactgGCTACGGCCTTTTAAGCATGGTTAGTTGCTAGTACAAGGAATCCTTTACTGGTAACGTGTTGGTGGCTAGCTAGCTAGTTTCTACAGAACATAATTCACCTCTGTAGAAGGCAATTCTTAGATCATGTCTTCAATGGAACACTCTTCTGTCTTAGCCTTACTTGAATCTTGCCTACAACAAAGTAGAGCAACACACATTAAAAGCTTCTGATCAAGGGTCCTAAAGTTTTCATCTTGAATGTGTTTGTATTaaactgaattttcttttaaGCTAACAAAGATCACAGCTTTCAGTTGTTATCAGCAGTCAAATGTAACTCCTGAAATGAACGTTTATGTGATTGGAGCAAATGTgaatcatattattttaaaaagtggcaaagTGACTTAACTGATCATACATGATCCCTCATGTCTGAAATTTATAGTTTAcgtagtcattttattttattcattagttAACTTTGTCtacatatatttctaaatattgatTAGTGTCATGGATTATAAAGAATACTTATTGGATCCAAGCattgcattttgaaattattataattattttctttgctgaagTGTTCAATGTAGAgcacataaaaaaataaacatattgtaaaataaaaaaataaataaaaataaaaaagaaaagaagtttctggGCTAAAGCCATGGTAGCAGACCACCTGGAGGCACATAGGTGACAGCACTAATCAGAGCGGCTGCTGCTAGCTGGAGGCTTCACTTACCTTGCAGGATGTTGGCAGGACACATGTCAATCTTGGTGACTACCACAAAGACAGGTACATTGAGTGCCAGTGCCAAGCCCAGGTGTTCTTTGGTCATCCCCACGATGCCGGCATTGCTGCCCACCTGCCCCAACACAGAAAGGAATTATCAGgacgagagagaaagagattgctGCTGGGTGGACACGGGGGCTCAAAGGCAGATGTGGATGAAAGCTGGGCTGGGCAAAAGTCACTTTAACCCCTGACTCAACGATGTGGGGTGTCAAAATCGGAGGAGacttgaaaacaataaaaaagataaacccAGTCAGGGGAATAACTGTCTTGAGCCATCAGAGTGAAtccaggccaggagcggtggctcacgcctgtaaacctagcactttaggaggccaaggcaggcagatcacttcaggtcaggagcttgagaccaggctggacaacctggtaagatcccatctctacaaaaaaatacaaaaattaaggccgggcacagAGGATTACtcctataaccctagcactttgggaggtcaaggcaggcatatcacctgaggtcgggagttcgcgaccagcctgaacaacatgagagaaacctgtctctactaaaatacaaaattagccgggtatggtggcacatgcctgtaatcccagctactcaggaggctgaggcaggaaaatcgcttgaacctgggaggtggaggttgcggtgagtcgagatcacgccattgcactccagcctaggcaacaagagtgaaactcgttTCCCCCCcggcaaaaacaaaaagaaaaatgagctgggtatggCAGCATacgctgtagtctcagctacttgggaggcgaggtgggaggatcacttgagcctgggaggttgcggctacagtgagccatgatcgagctactgcactctagcctgggtaacagagcgagactgtgtctcataaacaacaacaacaacaaatggatTCAACTTAACATCACtggccctcagtttccccatctataaaatggggataacaatatcCACTTCAGAGGGTCACTTGATGTTTAAATGTCACAACACACATGAAGGGTCCAGCACACAACTAGCATGAACTACGTGT harbors:
- the GTPBP1 gene encoding GTP-binding protein 1 isoform X1, with the translated sequence MAAERSRSAMDSPVPASMFAPEPSSPGAARAAAAAARLHGGFDSDCSEDGEALNGEPELDLTSKLVLVSPTSEQYDSLLRQMWERMDEGCGETIYVIGQGSDGTEYGLSEADMEASYATVKSMAEQIEADVILLRERQEAGGRVRDYLVRKRVGDNDFLEVRVAVVGNVDAGKSTLLGVLTHGELDNGRGFARQKLFRHKHEIESGRTSSVGNDILGFDSEGNVVNKPDSHGGSLEWTKICEKSTKVITFIDLAGHEKYLKTTVFGMTGHLPDFCMLMVGSNAGIVGMTKEHLGLALALNVPVFVVVTKIDMCPANILQETLKLLQRLLKSPGCRKIPVLVQSKDDVIVTASNFSSERMCPIFQISNVTGENLDLLKMFLNLLSPRTSYREEEPAEFQIDDTYSVPGVGTVVSGTTLRGLIKLNDTLLLGPDPLGNFLSIAVKSIHRKRMPVKEVRGGQTASFALKKIKRSSIRKGMVMVSPRLNPQASWEFEAEILVLHHPTTISPRYQAMVHCGSIRQTATILSMDKDCLRTGDKATVHFRFIKTPEYLHIDQRLVFREGRTKAVGTITKLLQTTNNSPMNSKPQQIKMQSTKKGPLTKRDEGGPSGGPAVGAPPPGDEASCLGAGQPAASSSLQPQPKPSSGGRRRGGQRHKVKSQGACVTPASGC
- the GTPBP1 gene encoding GTP-binding protein 1 isoform X2, with amino-acid sequence MEASYATVKSMAEQIEADVILLRERQEAGGRVRDYLVRKRVGDNDFLEVRVAVVGNVDAGKSTLLGVLTHGELDNGRGFARQKLFRHKHEIESGRTSSVGNDILGFDSEGNVVNKPDSHGGSLEWTKICEKSTKVITFIDLAGHEKYLKTTVFGMTGHLPDFCMLMVGSNAGIVGMTKEHLGLALALNVPVFVVVTKIDMCPANILQETLKLLQRLLKSPGCRKIPVLVQSKDDVIVTASNFSSERMCPIFQISNVTGENLDLLKMFLNLLSPRTSYREEEPAEFQIDDTYSVPGVGTVVSGTTLRGLIKLNDTLLLGPDPLGNFLSIAVKSIHRKRMPVKEVRGGQTASFALKKIKRSSIRKGMVMVSPRLNPQASWEFEAEILVLHHPTTISPRYQAMVHCGSIRQTATILSMDKDCLRTGDKATVHFRFIKTPEYLHIDQRLVFREGRTKAVGTITKLLQTTNNSPMNSKPQQIKMQSTKKGPLTKRDEGGPSGGPAVGAPPPGDEASCLGAGQPAASSSLQPQPKPSSGGRRRGGQRHKVKSQGACVTPASGC